A window of Eublepharis macularius isolate TG4126 chromosome 18, MPM_Emac_v1.0, whole genome shotgun sequence genomic DNA:
ctgggaaggcTCCCCGGTGTAACGGGCCAAGCTGGAGCggaggaaggggagaggagaTTGACAGAAGACAAGAGTagaggaaaggggaaggaggCGGGCCGGGCATGGGGTTGCTCAAGGAGAGGCAGGGGAAAGCACCAATGATAGAGGGAAAAGCTTGGcacggggagggggaagaggggagcacAGTGAGAGattgggggagaagggggaggctgGTTGAAGTGGTGGCATAAAAGGGAGACACCCAAGGACGCCGTGGAGGAGGAGAAGTGGGGAACGGAAGAGCACGCGCAGagcaagaaggagagagagggcaAGACGCAGGCTCTGGCCAACTGGTGGAGGCTGAGGCCAGTGCACCAACGGCTGCCCCCGTCAAGTCTGAGGCGGAGGGGACTCCCTGCCACCAGCCCAGCGAGTGCCCAGAGGCACAGCCGAGCAAGGTGGGGCGGCAGGGGGTGGGCGGGGCCTCAcagccctcatgtgccaacaatgtccatctgctctgtacattggacaaaccacccaacctctgcgcaaaagaataaatggacacaaagtgtcagatctgtggctaaataatagttgtgatccagactaccttctgcaatcagacaagagtccgttgttttcaaaagatttactgaaaaaggcaaccattatagtccactgacctaGATGCAATATCTAGGCTGGTACACgtgaattgttacgaatgataggcacagAACaaagtacagagtatcaaaccctggcaggcccaacctccccccatagttctcaaaacaatccgtctgaagctgagaaagcaaaagtttcccaaggctggcaaagtagtagtcaaaacattcctcttctgggaGATAGCTGTtcgggaacgtcttggcacctgtgaacaaagcactcagaatactgaaagaatgaaaatggagtctctttggttatagcaTTAAGGAAatcattctgaacctgacatttctgccctccctaaaatgctcctccccccCGGCTTATGTGGATAACGGGTGTGGaacgctttaactaatctaggagcatgaacatgtacagagtgtacccactcatcaaacccagagtcaaagtccttccatcggataagataaaacagctgatttcttttaagtttagagtccaaaatctgttgCACTTCATAAtgagtttgatcatcaatcaaagttggGATAGGGGGgccacgggtgtgccattgatttgctgggggaacttttttcaaaaggctaacgtggaatgtatcatgtacatggcgcagattttttggtaaatccagggctacagtcactttattgatcactttacgaacaggaaaaggtcctagaaatttcaatgccaatttacggctggtttgagtaactttcaaattttttgtagatagataaacaaggtctccgggttgtaagtcccattcggccacatgatggcgatcagcgtattttttgtaatcctgtttggctttgtcaagatgttttttaattacagtccattgttgagctgcttcccccccccccgttgtgaAACATCTTTGgacgctgaagtaggaggggggagcgcttcaaacgggaaaggcttgaagtggaagccatagactactttgaagggggtttctccagtggaggcatgtacgctgttattatacgagaattccgcTAAGGGAAGTAAAtcaatccagttgtcttgttgaaagttgatataacagcggaggaattgttctaatatttgattagttttttcggactgcccgtcggtttgaggatgatggctggaacttaaaccttgttcaattcccataatttgtagaagctcccgccagaagttggcaacaaattgtccgccgcggtccaaaatcacctttgacggaaaagaatgcagtttaacaatgtgtttcaggaatatatctgctagttttcaggccgaaggtatagtggtgcagggtatgaaatgagcttgtttggagaacagatctactacgaccaaaatgcaagtgtggcccttggaggggggaaggtctgtgataaaatccatggatatggtttcccatggtctgcttggcgtttctaaaggttgtaaaagtccaggtggcttgcctttgcgtgacttggcactaagacagatggggcatgacgctatatattgggaaatgtctttgcgcatgcctggccaccaaaactgccgttgcactagatgaagtgtttttaagtacccatagtggccagccgtgggggcgtcgtgacagcgttgtaatacttcttttcttaaactgctgggtacataaaagcggtccccccaaagccactctccttgctcggattgttgcaatttttccttgggtacattctccccttccttttccacttcagtttttagtcttagtctccacccttggtctGACTGAGGAGGTTGGGCTGCGCGACTGCACGTCGTAACCACTCCCCCCagttgcgtaggtgaaaagacagtgtctattgtctcctcccgcttgctcttatgttggaggcatgcgcgatagggcgtctgccaggaagttagttttaccgggtaaaaagtttaaagtgaaattgaatttagaaaagtattctgcccatcgaaGCTGCTTGGCATTCAACCTTCTGGGGCTGCataacgcttctaaatttttgtgatctgtccatacttcaaacggatggcgggctccctctaaccaatgtctccaggtggagagtgccgcttttacagcaaaagcctccctttcccaaacgttccaatttctttcaggttcagaaaattttcgggacaggaaggcacagggtttaagccCACCGTCCTCCCCACGCTGCAAGAGGACGCCCCCAATCGCAGTATtgctggcgtccacctgtactataaatgggcgattttcgtcagggtgTTGCAGTACTGGTTCAGAAATAAATTGCTTTTTGAGTTGATCAAATGCTGATTGACACTGTGGTGTCCAAGTTAGTTTAGCACTTGGtttcttggcttgctcccctttgtctttggtttttagcagttcagtaagggggagagttatttgggcaaagttagcaataaattctctataaaagttggcaaaccctaggaaagattgcagttctttacgagtactgggtgtttgccattcctggacagcttgcactttgctcgggtccattttcaacccatctttggagatgcagtatcccaaataagtgagttctgtcttatgaaattcacatttggacagtttgatgggcagcttattacACATCAGAGTAGTTAATACTTTTTTCACAAGATCTATAAGTTCCTCTTcggattctgaataaattaaaatgtcatctagataaacaactactcctttatataaaaattcatgtaatacttcattgattgtggacatgaaaactgaaggtgctccggccaggccaaaaggcataactaagtattcgtactggccgaggggtgtgttgaacgcggttttccattcatcgccttcccttatacggacgtggaagtaagcatcttttaaatccaattttgtaaagatcttaccttgtgccacgacgttgagtagatctctgatgagtggtatgggataggtgttgctggaggagactgcatgaagtcctctaaagtctgtgcatagtctcaatcccccatccttttttttgacaaacAGTACTGGAGCAGCGTGTGAGCTATTCGCAGGTCGGATGAAACCTCTTTgcagattagtgtcaatgaacttgTGGAGCTCCTCTCgctcgttagggctcatggggtACAATTTGCCCTTGGGTAACGATGAACccagtaaaatttccacagcacagtccgtcctccgatggggaggtaaggagttggcttcttcttcagtgaaggcttggacataggCTCTGTActctttaggtatttggttaatttcttcctgagttaacagggcttgttcaatgagggtagggttgataccccaattctggtcccaacgatgatttttacaTTTATCATGTGAAAAGGTGATGCTTCCAACCGTCCAGTCTATAtatgggttgtgatcccacaaccatctgctccccaaaattagcgggtatttggctgtagCACTGATTACGAATGATCTcgtttcccaatgttgtcccatacctgtaaTGACAGGTATCGCTTCGGttgtgactggattcatattggtaccatccatttgttcaaaaatgactggggtTTCCAGCTCTTTTATGGgtagtactaatccattcactaaagctggtgccataatgtctctggagcatcctGAATCTATAAgtgcttgtacacggatatgtgtttttctttctggattgactaACGTCATTGGTATaaatagtatggacccatgaggtctttccggaattggaactgactgatttttgatctgccgcttgggtccttttacgacagatccatctcgtttcccgaggcaggactttcggggttttcttcaccgattagagctgttgaatcatagtccataatttcttctagctctaaatCTTTATCGGGAGGATTTCTGCGGAAAGTCCCCCTGCCTCTTGTTGCTCTGGGAGCTGGCATTGGGCGGGCCGGCGTGGGTAGTACTAATGGgtagtactaatccattcactaaagctggtgccataatgtctctggagcatcctGAATCTATAAgtgcttgtacacggatatgtgtttttctttctggattgactaACGTCATTGGTATaaatagtatggacccatgaggtctttccggaattggaactgactgatttttgatctgccgcttgggtccttttacgacagatccatctcgtttcccgaggcaggactttcggggttttcttcaccgattagagctgttgaatcatagtccataatttcttctagctctaaatCTTTATCGGGAGGATTTCTGCGGAAAGTCCCCCTGCCTCTTGTTGCTCTGGGAGCTGGCATTGGGCGGGCCGGCGTGGGAAGAGAtgtgggggctggacgccttggtgggaacggatttctttgcacaggccggaacggACATTGTGCCGCGAAGTGACCGCcttggccacactgtagacacagtccttgttgccatctagcatctctcgctcctctagttgcatatccagTACCCCTACTTCCTCTCACAAGTACGGATGAGCACCGGTGCCCAGTGGTTTGTTGTTGTTCGACCAGgcgtacttcttgcatacgattttcaacttcacacgttaattgaatccaccccagaagtgtgggaggattatcttgcataagggctctgtccaacagtctaggattcatgccctgtttgaacaggattattttggtggactcctcacaccttgggcatttagcggccagctgtcggaattttgtaacatagtctctagccgacatgctgccttgtctaatggatTGTAATTTGGTCCTGGCTCTACTTTCTtccaaggggtcttcgtattgggcgcaGAGCGCATCTACAAGACCCTGCAATGTGTTTAATTCGGGAGCCCCCAATTcgtaaagggctacataccattctgctgcttttccttgtaggcgGGACCCCAAGTGCtcgatctggctggcttcatctccgaacaaatgtccccaacggttaaagaattgtagagcttgtactaggaaaaatcctaatttggaggggtctccgtcaaacgtggcttccagtttgACCCACCCCATCGGCAATTCCTGGGGTCTAGCAACCGGTGCAGGCAGTGGATAATATTCTATAGGCACTTGTCGAGGTCTCCCATCAGGGTACTGCGGAGGAGGTTGTATCGGAGGTTGCTGGGGCCTCGGTTGAGGTTGTAATGGAGGAGGGGGTCCTCTTGGCACTGGCTGGACTGGCGGAGGGGGACATCTCGGCACTGGCTGAACtggcggagggggtcctctcggcaCTGGCTGTAGCGGCGGAGGAGGTCCTTTCAGAACAGGCTGTAGTGGTGGAGGGGTCCCTCTTGGTCCCGGATGTAGTAATGGCCGGGGTGTGGTGCCCCTTCCTATCGGTCCTGGCAGCGGTAATTGCCAAGGAGTGGTGCCCCGTGGTATCGGGGCCACAAGTCTCGGCAGGAACGGCTGTCCTCACTGCTGGGTCATGGTCGGTGGGGGGATTGGTGGACCTTGCGGCTGAATTGGTGTAGGCGTGAGGACCGGAGCTTCCCCCGGTGGATGCTGTGGTGTACCCCCAGGCTGCGGCGGGGTTCTCATCGGTTCCTCTCGTGGTTGCCCCCCTCCTGTTActccctcttcttcttcttcttcttcttcttcttcttcttcttcttcttcttcggtatTGTCCGATTTCTCATCGACTGGCCCTGGTGTGGGATTCGGTGGCTGTACAGGTTGTTGCGAGTTGTCAGTTAATGGAATTTGCTGAACTTGCACACGGTTTCTGTCCGCAGAATGATTCTTTGTAAAGTTGACAGGCTCTGACTGATGTTCTGTACGCCTGAAGCCGTTTCTTGGCTCCCATCCGATCCTCCGACAACTAGCATGGAGAGCAAATGGATGGCGTGggccaaactctcttccatactAGACAGTCTCTCTTCTAGGACTTGTACCCGACTTGAATCCACTGCGGTGGTTTTGGTTTCTGCATACTTCTGGGGAGGTTCATTAGGGACTTGCATAGTCTCTAAGTATTCTGCATCGGAACCTGCATATGTTGCCCcaggccaaggtcttatttctcccaaGCCCTGGGCCCCATTACCTTGCTCTTCATGCGctctccccgccaggattcctttcgctaatcctgtgaccgccaaaattccggcatctactgctacggttcggctttgtaattgtatccacgtgcGCTCACTCAGATCTTGTTGTCCCGTCCATGGAGCGACTTCcacatagtcccaactcattacATCGCGACGGGACGCTTCCCATGTCTGGGTACTCTCCGAACCTCTTCGATCCCACTCCAATTGGTCAGCCTCACGGttccagtaataccacggttGACTACTGGATTGCTCTGCTATCACTCCCAAGCTCCGTTGGCCTTCCATTGGGGgctgcgtgaacatcgtactcgCTCTTCTTTTCCTCGCGTCCCtaggcctcgatccccactgtgtcgGCGTCGGCAAAGGTATCAGTGGGTCAGCTGCTGCTATGGGCCGAGTATCAGTCGTGCTAGGAGCGAGGGTATATATTGTAGTAACGGAAGACCCCGTTCTcctttgaacgggtccttgaagttccagtccttccgaaccgggggaggcataaggatcaaacaaagggtccctgtcaggaGTGGCTTTGGCATCCGTctgccccggcttaggcattggaacagatgtgattcgtaacaaaatgtcagatctgtggctaaataatagttgtgatccagactaccttctgcaatcagacaagagtccgttgttttcaaaagatttactgaaaaaggcaaccattatagtccactgacctaGATGCAATATCTAGGCTGGTACACgtgaattgttacgaatgataggcacagAACaaagtacagagtatcaaaccctggcaggcccaacctccccctatagttctcaaaacaatccgtctaaagctgagaaagcaaaagtttcccaaggctggcaaagtagtagtcaaaacattcctcttctgggaGATAGCTGTtcgggaacgtcttggcacctgtgaacaaagcactaagaatactgaaagaatgaaaatggagtctctttggttatagcaTTAAGGAAaccattctgaacctgacacaaagctgacattaaaaatggcaaatccagaaaccagtgggagaacactttgatctaccaggacattccatcaaggacttaaaggtcactgtagttcaacagaaacctttcaaaaccagaatccaacaggaagctgctgaattggaattcatatgtaaatttgacgcagtcaggcttggattgaatagagactacgaatggttatctcattatcagaagtaactgatcccattatcagaagctaatgattgcatctactcccccctccccacctatatatctgaccagttttttcttaccctccatgcatctgacaaagagaactgtgattctcgaaagcttatactacagtaaagatggttagtctcaaagatgctactggactcttttttgttAATCTCTCTGGACATCCTGTTGCGGATCTGAAAGCCCCTATGCGACAGAAAAACTTCATAAGGAATATGCCACATGAAAGGGCTGAATTAGAACTTGTCCAGAAAATAAACACCTTCTGTCATTCTGGCTTAAACTGAGACTTGGAGTTCTTTATTCATTATAATTTCTAATAACTCCAGAGGACTCTTTTTAACAATTTTAACACCCTGTTCTTCACCTATTACATCATACTGTAATCCTTTACTGATGTTCAATTTTCTCATATATCCCACGATCTCTTCCTTAATTAATTtgtcatttattttattgcactttTGTTTATCTTCACCTCATGCAAGAACCTGTAATCTCTCCCATCGAAACTACCCCACATAGGGGTTCAAGTTCCCACATAAAGAATCTCACTGGATTTATTATATTAGGCCTCTCTCTGCTCAactcctccctctttccttctccctccccataATTTTCTGTAAAACTAAGGTAAAGGGGCTTCTTTCTCCTATAGTACCTaaggaagggagctctgtcttttgaaagctcataccagcATGGATGGTGTTCTTCTTAAGGTCTCACTGGACTTACAGCAAGTTCAAAGAGCTTCTCATATCTTTTCGGTGCATGTGCTCCTGCCCAGGGATTTCTTGAGTGCTATTTGGACATCTTTGTTACTCAAGATGTAAACAAACGGATTCAGCAATGGAGTCACTAGCGTATATGTAACAGAGATCAATGTGTCTTCATTCAAAGTATACCTGGATTGGGGCCTCAAGTAAATAATGGAAATACATCCAAAGTGCACGATAACCACAATAAGATGAGAAGCACATGTTGAAAAGGCTTTCCGTTTCCCATCTGTGGTGGGGATTTTCAGGATTGTGTTTAAGATTAAAATGTAGGACAGAAGGATCAGAAAGAATGAGCAACATACTGCCAAAAAACAAATAGGAAAAATGACAGCTTCTCCTATATAATTTCTGGCACAGGCTAGCTCAAGTAAAGGTGCTATATCACAAAAGAAGTGATTGATTTTATTCAGCCCGCAGAACAGCAAGGTAAATACGAAAATTGTCTCAATTgtagaaaaaagaaaaccagtaGCTGCTGAAAAGAAAACCAGTTTAGTACAGAATCCCTGATTCATCAGCACCTGGTAATGTAAAGGTTTACATATggtcactagggatgtgcgtttcggctttctgaatgccga
This region includes:
- the LOC129345712 gene encoding olfactory receptor 10R2-like — protein: MAKKSHGYDRYVSICKPLHYQVLMNQRFCTKLVVFSATTGFLFSTIETIFIFTLTFCGLNIINHFFSDIAPLLELACARNYIGEAVIFLICFLVVLCCSFFLILLSYILILNTILKIPTTDGKRKAFSTCASHLIVVIVHFGCISIIYLRPQSRYTLNEDTLISVTYTLVTPLLNPFVYILSNKDVQIALKKSLGRSTCTEKI